The Synchiropus splendidus isolate RoL2022-P1 chromosome 5, RoL_Sspl_1.0, whole genome shotgun sequence DNA window TCATCGCCAGGATCACTCAGTTCAAACACGGCGGCAGATTAGCAGCATTATTGATTAACACAGTTTAGAGCGAGCCGCTGGGATTCAGAGGAATGATAAGGCACAGCTCATAAAAATGCCAAAACCTCAAGGATCACCCTCTAAATCaagtcacattttcactccGATCATTTGAACATATGCTTTAAACAGGTCACTGGTCTGGGACGCATGAAGCCAAACACACTCATGGTCGGATtcatgaggaggtggaggaagatgagcTCGCAGGAAGTGCAGAACTATGTGGGGGTCCTGCAGTAAGTTCCAGACACTCAACCACAACACGACAGAAACAATGACCTGCATCGAGAAACAGATACACTGGCTTTCTTATACGACAACACTGCATCATTTCAGATCGTAAAGTCTCACTTTCCcaaagtttgctttttttccccccaagaTCCAAACTGAAGTGCAGTTGCCAAATTGAAATTGACGTACTTCCACAAagtaaagaacttttttttgcttgacAATATTGGCTCCGTGTTTGTAAAACTACATCAGCAGAATATCAACAGTCTTCAGTTTAAAAAAGCATCCCCTCTGTAAAAGCAGTATATTTCCCTGAACTACATGCtttttgttaaaaacaaatacTACTTTCTTCTCTGACAGTGACGCCTTTGACATGGAGTTTGGAACCGTGATGCTACGGATAAATCAGGGTCTGGACGTGTCTCATTTGGTGGAGGCAGACGGTGAGCAGAGCCATGCGCTTGATCATGATTTATTGCTTATGTTCCAGATCTTTCTGACAAAGAGGCAGTgtagagaagaaaaaagagcTGTGTCAATTGATTCATCTCTCTACACACAATGCTGCAgggagaatatatatatatatatattttttttttctcctttttttttctcctccaaaaGGCGCTATTACACTGAACGCTCTGAAGCTAATCGTACACTATAGTTATCTGAACTTCTATAAACATTATCGATTAACAACAAAGTAATACCACCATGTACATTACCGTGTGTTATTACCGTGTTATGAAGTGTTATTAACGGTCAATAATCTGTAATCGTCATGCTGCTTAGAGTGAACATTTGGTCACCAGTCCTGGGTAAAACAAGACAATAATATGCACGCAATAATGCTGAATTCCAGGCTAATATGCTGATAATACACGTGCAAATAAGTCGTTTATTGATGGCAATTCATGTTCCCTAATGGAAAAAGAGCCAAAAAGAAGTCATGGTGAAGGACAGCTATTAGTTGTTGTAGCAATAACTCAGCCTTGGTCAACAAGTCAGAGACACTTTGTTCTGTAGATTAGAATATCAGTCCACATCTGCTAATAAACCGATAAGCAGCTCATATCTGGTTTAAAATGACCAAGAGAAATGTGAACTGGGTGCACGTGTGCGCACATGACTCTAACAGGACCTGAGTACAAACTCTCCTCCCCATAAATGCACTAATATCCTCAGTAATTTATTTAGACACTAAACACCAGCCCAGTAATCATTTTGATATCTTCAGTGGTCATAAAATGTTGCTCTTCACTTCAGACGAAACGATGAAGGCCGCAAAGGAGCAAATGATGTCGGACGACGACATTAATATCGGCGGGGGAAAATCAAAGGGGCTGTTCAGGAGGTCCCGAAATTCTTCTCAGCAGATCCTGGCCACCAGAGGTGAGGCCTTCTCTCTGTCCTGACTCTGCTGCCACATTACAGCGAATGATCAAAGCCCTTAGTCTGGAAGTGGACACGTTGCTTGGTTAAGTGGTCAAAAGTGAGTGTGATGTGCAGCCAAGCAGAAGAGGAGGGGTCAGTGGGGGGGATGCGGCACTGCAGCAGGACACTTTAACTGAATCAGTCGCTCCCACTTAAGACATCTCTGAGGGTGTAACCCAATAATGTGGCGGCTCTGGCTCCAAATATCTGTCCGGCAGCTATTTAACCCCCCCACCTTCCCACTGGCTAAACAACCCATCAGTCTGCAAATCCGCCTCCAGCCAATTCCAATGTGATGTATATCAGTCAAACTGAATCTGCCAAACCTTCACTCTGCCAGTGTCAGTGTGCGGACCGCCGCCCACCAACGTGGTCATGAAGAACGAGAAGCTGAAGGAGGCCAGTGCTCAGTTCaagatgaagcagcagaagggCACCATTGATGTGTGGTGGATGTTTGACGATGGAGGTGAGTACAGAGACACTCTTGTGTGTTCTGCAGTGAACAGCAGCACAACGTAGCTCAGAGACAAAATCTAGGACCTCGAGCGGTTGAGACATCACTCAAGACTTCTTTTGCCCAGCGATTTAAAGGTTAAGACATTCAAAAGACAACAAAGCCCCATGTGAAACATGAATAGTTTGATCAAAAGAAGACATTCAGTAAAGGACACTTTAGTTCTCCTGCTCAAAAACACTTGCTGACAATAGCATGGATGAATCATGACCGCACAACAGCAGATCTGCAGAAAGCCACATACACAACAGTCTTGCTCACACTGCGGCACATACTTAAGAATGGGGCACAAACACCTGGGAGGTGTCAAGGTCAGGACATCCTCACGCCTTAAGCTTTGTGACCAAAGCACCTAATGGCTTTCACAAGTTAAGGCCAACATAAAAGAGAGTTCTGGAATCTGGAATTCTGGAATCCAAATAATAAACTGTGGAATCACAGgagatgttttcaaatgaagtcTGCCTCACGCAGACAGACAAGGGACAAGTTCATAAAATGACTGAAAGACGACACTCCTTGGCAGAGGAGAGATATGAACTCATGGCTTGAGTTAGTCTGTTTCATTGATGATCTCCTTATGATTGATGCTCTTTGTCACCTTCCCAGGTCtgacgctgctgctgccctACATCCTCACCACCAGGAAGAAGTGGAAGGACTGCAAGTTAAGGGTTTTTGTGCCCGGCCAGCCTGGACGCACCGAGCAGGATAAAGAGGAGTGAGTGTGGAGGGCAAATGTACCGTGCATGTTTGGAAGTAGCTGCGCAGCATTCATCTCCTTCATCaatcattgtttttcttgtgtcgCAGGATGAGGATGCTCTTGAAGAAGTTCAGAATCGAGTGCAAAGACATCACGGTCATCGACGACCTCAACGTCAAACCCAGCAATCAGAGGTGCGTCCGACTCTACACGGCATATTTTAAGTTTAAGAATATAGTGATGAATCATTTGCTCTGATGATGTCCAGCCTGAAGATCTTGGAGGATATGATCGAGCCTTTCCGCCTGCATGAGCGTGCGAAGAGGGCTGCTGAGGTGGAAGTCATGCGGCGACAGCAGCCTTGGAAGATCACGGATGAAGAGCTGGATGCCTTTGAGGAAAAGGTGACAGCTCATTCATACAAGTTAGACACGCAGGTCACTCCTACTGACTCCGTCGCTATTGCCGAgcacaggcttttagcttgaacgactgaactgcaaaacatgaaaaaatggacaccctATATTTccgattattagtgcctgtacaGTGCCATACTAgaagtgtcatcacactggtttccatgaagtGTTTCCGCCGATCTtggccgccatatttgtttacgggCGTACGCTCACCGTTATCCTCATCTTGCGAGTCGGATGTCTGACattgatgacaggaggaaacggATAAGTTCCACACTTTCACAACATCtgttcacaaaactaactctgAGCTTTTTAATCGGAGGAGTATTTTGGCGTTTTTTGCCACGAAGCTAGCTCCCCGGTGCAGGGTCACATTGTGCTTGCCAATtgtgagcaaaatagcttaGCAGGGATCAAAAGTGCTTCGATTTATTAAATCAAAAGGCAAGATGGTGGACAAGATTATGGACAACACTGCCGACACAATAGCTTGTAGTAATTggatagaatttttttttttttttcataaatcagggtcagccaagtaaaacaactaCTCAGGAGACTCCTGCATTCGAAAGTGTCATCGTTGCAAGagttactgagttcatctctgttaatgTTTGTCACTTGAATCcgatgtttatttgttgtttattttttttttttttgacaaatagatgtttgcagcttcttttttacaaagcaaattGTGAAGTCAGTTGTTGGGAGGGCAATCGGCcggggggcggggctttggatgttctgtttcaaaatcctactTGGCCATTTCCTCCTGTGTACCTGGCTGGAGCCTGTCCTGGATGCCTGTGGTGGGACTTGTGGGACGCTTTGTGGGCAGGTCAATGACTGGGCACATATAGACAGTATTATAATGATAACATGTAATTCCAGTCTCTTGATCTGTTCACAGGTTTTATCATTGTGATTAACCTCATTTTGAATATTCGACAATGGAATGAcaaaatttaagttgaatctgttcGCATCAGAAGTAAACCCCCGTAACGGGCGACCACTTTACAGTATCAAGTGCACagattgtttttcaatttcattttccctccatcagcacaatctcattCAGTCTACTTCAAcagggatgttttggttatgacatcacatttcatGTTCCCTGCCAAAGACGCACGCTCCCAATCCTGACGTACACATATATGGTTAGAACCCCCTGAACTGAGGATATTCAAAGTGCCGTCATCGATGACCATCTGTGAAATTTAAGGACATAGATGCTTCTGGTTTTGCTTCCAGTTTGTGCACTATAGTTGAGAAAACTCATGGATTGTCTCTTTTCCTCAGACCCACCTGCAGGTGCGCTTGAATGAGCTCCTTCGGCAACACTCTCAGTCCGCCAACTTGATCATTGTGTAAGTATTGAACGCACCGACCGGGCGAGTCAGGTGTTGAGGGCATGTGTGaccggctctctctctctctctctccacttgCAGGAGCATGCCCATAGCTCGGAAGGAAACCATCTCTGACTATCTCTACATGGCCTGGCTGGACGTTCTGACCAAAGATCTTCCTCCCACTGTGCTGATCAGAGGGAATCACAAGAGTGTGCTGACATTCTACTCCTGAGCACCGTCAGCGTGACACCACACGTGGAAAACCAAGCACCTGGAAGTGTCTGAAGTCAACATGGCCTCATTTTGAGCAGCAATGCTGCGTGGAAATacgcattttcattcattcaagggAAACAAAGTATTTCAGCAGCTCCAGAGAGGAGGTTAGAAAGGGGACACATGATATATTGCCTGAAGAGATTGTGACAATGCTAGCTTTGTTAAACTTGCAGTTAAAGTTTGCTCTCGTCTCAGCACGCTCAGCCACGTGAAACAGAGGCCTTATTCTATGATCAAAGCTGAGGGGAagcatggaaaaataaaatgcagaataaatgaagaggaaaaataaGAAGCGAAGGACTTGAATGGTTTCAGCAGGTGATGTCTGCTATTGTCTGTAAATGAATGGTGTGATTACTATTCATTATCAAGTGTTAGCAACAATGTAGGTTTAGCTCTGAATAACTTTGACTGCGCCTTTATTTAGCACCATATACTATTTCTTGTCTTATTTAAGGTTGTTTCTCATGTTGCTTGAGGGAAACTGGAATTAATAGACTGTAAATAAACTGGGGTTTGGATTGTCTGTTGTTTTTAATCTCAGTACTTTTACAGTATGAGACCCAACACTCAATGATGTTTCAGAAGCAAATATTTTGAAACAGGCCTTGGTGGAGATGGCCTTGTGTTTTATCTCCTCATGTAAATAGGTGTGATTTTCTGGAATAAAAAGCTAAATAAAATGTTACAAACCGAAGCGTTTGAGTATGTTTGTTAAGAAAAGGGCATCCAATTGCATCTCACACTTCTAGACTTCAGTTTGTTAACATCTTTCGCCGGTTTTGTCTGAGGTcctctcatgttctcaagcgtGGGTGTGTTTCCACACTGGAAAAagtgaaaagaggaaaaaacattattaatatGTCTCTTTTAAATGGCAAATCATAACTTTTCCCAACATGATTATTGCCATGAAATGTATGTCAAAAGGTTAAACCATCACCATATGCAATGAGACTTCTACATGACAGAAGACCACAACAAAAACCCAGTGACCAATGAGAGTTTAAATGCAATGTATCAAGTCACTCCTTGTAAAAGTGGGCGCTTGTCCTATAGATGCACCATAAAAGAATTGATCAAATGTCTTGAAGAACAGTCCACGATTCTCGCTCGAACCACGCCATAAACTGTTCCCAACTTGGCCGTTGGGGGGAGCCAGATCTCCAAAACGATCTGCAGCGTTTTGAAGCGTCGCTCGCAGCTGGACTCGGATAGAACATGGACGGATGAATATTCTCAAACTGTGGGGAGTTAAACAGCGGCTCTCTCCGTGCCTGGGTGCTGCTCTCGGGACTGTAGCTCGGGACATTCACACTCGGATGGCAGCTCTGATGCAGAGTGAGTGAGTAGCATTAGCGCCTGGTGTTAGCCATGTCCGGAGATGAGAATAACATCACGCTATTTGTTCATACTGTGACACGTGCGCCCATTTTACTTCCATCAACTACGCTGTCGTTGTCATTTAAACCACCCAAACTGAGCCGCAGCCTTATTTAACCCCTAAAACGTTTTAGTAACGTGTATAGCAGGTAGTCTCGTTCTCGCGATAATGTGacgtcatattttattttatttttctttctttataaaCGATTTTGAATTCCAAACAATGATACCGGTCGGTTTATTCGAGGGGTTTTGGTGTAAATACGAGTGTttttcagtaaaataaataaaagtacattttcgGAGGAGGAGCTCTTTTAACGCGGGAAGATCAACGCGGGAAGTCACACGCGTCTGAAGCGAGCGGCTGTGTTTTGTTCCACTGACCTTACAAACCACAGAAAAATGCCCGTCCTAGATGCCATTGATGCCTCCGCTGTTTCTCCAACCAAGCGGGCGCGAGCGGAGGCGAGGGCTGCCGAGGAGACGCCGGTGCTGAGGTTCGCTAAACTTTCCGAACACGCCACGACTCCCACCAGAGGGTCGCTGAGAGCCGCTGGATATGACCTGTACAGGTTTGTTCACGTGTGAATGTGACCGGTCTGGCCGTCGCTTGTTTCATCTGTGGCGGTGAACTCCCGCAGCGCCTACGATTACACCATCGAGCCCATGGGCAAGGCGGTTGTGAAGACAGACATCCAGATCGCGGTTCCTCACGGCTGCTATGGCAGAGTTGGTGAGTTGCAACACATCGGACCACATGTGTGTAAAGTCAACCTGGCATCAGCCTGGATGAGCTACGACAGTCACGTGACATGACTCACCTACTGTTTATTAGTTTTGACTaggtggtgtggtgtggtgaaGTGTTCACGACCCGCTCATGTgtgaagctcacacacacacacacacacacacacacaccacactgagGGACAGCGATGAAGTCATTGTGATGGTAATCCTGACTTGTCTCAACTGACTCTTGCAGCACCCAGGTCTGGCCTCGCCGTGAAACACTTCATTGACGTCGGTGGTGAGTCCACGTTCATCCATCTTTGAGCTTCCAAACCAGGTTTGTAGCAGTAACCAAGTACTTCTCTTTGATCAGCTGGAGTGGTGGACGAGGACTACAGAGGCAACGTTGGCGTTGTTCTGTTCAACTTCAACAGCCAACCCTTTGAAGGTGAGCTGTGCAATGTGTGTTGACATTCAGCTCTAGTTTGTCTGGAGAAATAAGAAATATTGAGTCGTTTCTGAAAAAATGTTAAGACAAGTTTGCCACGTTTGTTCAGCCACGCGATGTGAGAATTTTGCCACCGTCATTCTGAAATGCAGCGGACGACATAACGTCGCTATTTTCAACAAATGTGTCGCCTCCTGTAACAAGAACTGGAGCAGAATGGTGATGTGAAAAGTGAACTGACTGCAAATGTTCTGCTTGGCTGGCAGTGAAAAAGGGCGACCGAGTGGCTCAGTTGGTTTGTGAGAGAATCTTTTACCCTGAACTGGTGGAAGAAAAGGTAAAAATATCTTCTGGATGACTCTCACATCTGTGTTTACCCCGGTCCCATGAATGCACCGTTTCTTTCAGACTTTGGATGAGACCGAACGAGGGGCCGGTGGATTTGGGTCTACTGGACGCAACTGACTGGGTTTAATAGTCAAGTTCTCAGGTGTCTTCAATTAGTTGTTAATAAAGTCAATTTTATATGAAACTGTCTCTATTATTGGAATTATAGTGAAGAGTCAGAACTAGTTTGAAGCTACTGGGGTTCCGTTGCTGTTCCACAAAGGGTCCACACGGTGGCAGTGCAAGGCTGTAGTGACTCTCCATCGTGTCTCCATAAATACAacggtgttttttttattttttattgtgaatttaCATGAAAACCCTCACGGATGTGAGCATGAACCCAGACTGGGGTCCGCGGTAACGCAGCACTGATAGTACATGTGAGAGAACGTGCGGCCGTGGAGACCTCAGTGCATAATCATGAAGGCCCAGGTTTGGCATCatcagcatgtgtgtgagtgtgtgtgtgtgtgagtgtgtgtacacaTTAACAAAGGAAGTAGTTGGTCATTACAAGCACCATTACAAACCCTTCTAATCCAGGGGCTTCCTCTGCTTTACAAATGCTTCATAGATTAAAAGTGGCGTTGATTATTACATATAAACACAATTTACATGGCGCGTAGAGGAGAGCAGGCGGCGGATATGGACGTTAGCTGTTGCACAGACGGCGTCTTCAGAACCACAGATCAGGCTGTTTGTATAGTAGTACAGTGCATTCAAGAGTCTATATGCTTTCGTCGCTAGCACCAGTAAATATGAAGTATTGTAgtctgtagaaaaaaaaaacaaaacaaaaaaaagaaaggcaaaGTTTAAATACGCAGTAGGAGTCGTTCAAGCTCAGTCATGGCCACATGACTCAATAGTCCACCACGCCTTCCTTCCCTCTCCTGACACTCAGTTCAATTAATATCCAATGAAGCGAAACGGTTTGATTCCATATCTGCTCAGTCTTTGACCTGAGGGGAGGAAATGAATTGATTTCAGACTATCGGGAACCTTCGTCTTATTCAGGAAGCCACAGTGCTTCTCACAGTGCCTCGGACTGGCACCTGATTCCACATATCATTATACaacataattaaaaaaacatattcacaCACTGGTTTTGTGCTTCCCACAAATTTTCCAATTGTATCCATGATATGTAGAATCACCTTTGGCAATGAAACGGTGCAGTCTCCAGTCCCCCTGGGAGGAAGTTCACCGCTGACCCAGAGTCAGAGAAGCCAGCGATCTTTCGTGGGACGGTGAGCTGACCCTGGATCAGCAGCAGCCCTCGACACCCGCTTGCTTCGGTCGGCGACGGTTAATGGAGGAGGATCTGCACCCTCATCTTCAGAGTGTCTCCCAGCTGTCCTGTGAGGTAGTCTTTATCATGCTGGTCCTCCAGCACAGCCAGCTCCTTCTTCCTGTAGAGGGGGACGCTGCTGATGTGAAGCTCGTAGGCTCCGGGGGCGAGGCTCTTCCTCTTGCTCAGGTGCAGGTAGCTGACGCCGTCTCTTTGGTTGATCTTGAAGCAGCCCTCCTCGTTCCCGTAGTCGATGCTGTAGCGCACGTGGTCGCTGAGGGCGGACAAGGCTGGCGTGAACTCCAGGATGTGGTCCCGGTTGCTCAGGTCGCTGATGTTCAAGTGGAACGTGAGCGTGTCGTCCAGGTCCACGCTGGCCAGGCTGATGACTTCTTGGGTCTCCTGCCAGCAGAACGTGTtttaaaaaatctcaaaatagtCAAACAGCTCATGCAGCAACAGACTGGGGGGGGCTTTTTTTCCATGACAACAACGTGATGTACAGGTCGGCGACAAATGCGGCTACAAAATAACAAACCTCATGTGGCACCTGAGGGCTGACTGTGGTGAGAGTTCGTCTCAACAGTCGCAACAAGTTGACAAGTCAACACaccatatgtgtgtgtatggtgCTCGACTGATATCACAGTATCAGTCGAGCTGTGATACTGAGCTGCCATAACTGCCGTACGtaatgccgggctgctacgtgctgcggtgccagacattgaattaaaaaaaaaagcatctgctggccgtggtcgtaggTACGTTTGGACGTCCAGCAGGTCGTATGTCGGACGTTACTGGTATCTAGGGATGTCGGGGCACAATGTTGTCAGcacaagtgaaaaaacaaaaaaaaatctcaacatctGAGATACTTTATAATATTGGCCAATGTGATGtgttgaaacacatcattttgcCCAAATGaaaatgcgtgtgtgtgttatatACGTGATACTCAAGTGCAAGGCCCACCACAAACATCATCACAGAagcttgaattatttttttctgaatgtcccatcaggggttgccacaggaagtcagtctcctccacctgaacctaTTCCAcgcctcttcatgtcctcctccatcacatccaTATAGATGAAAGAATCTTTCATCCACAGCTAATTCAGCCATCGTGATCCACACAGAGAAGAATGTTCAAGGTTTGCAGTTTGAAGCAGCAGAAGTCACCAGTGAATAAAGAAAACAGTGAAACATGGAAGGGTAGTGACTGAATGACGGGACAACATTAACATACATTAACATCAGTGTTTAAAATTCTGGCTCTTGGCATGACTGAAGTTGACCTGACCTGAGTGCTTCTTTGGTTCACTCATTTCCTGACTAGCTGTCCATGACTTCTTATCCCACCACTTGAAATGCACCTACGTCAACACACACCCTTCACAACAGGATGTGAGTGCGCCCCTCATGACTCGGCCACCTTTTTGTTTTGTACCTGCACGTGCTCTTCTTCGGTTGAATTGGTACTTCGACGTTTGCGTCCTTTCTTGGGGTAGCCGTTGATCTTGCATTCATAGCAGGCCTCAGGTGACAAGGAGTTGTCGTCGCCTTCTCCACCCTGTGGAGCAGCAGTAGTCGACCCTCCAGCACCAAAGCCCAGACCTGAGACACAGTGCCTGCAACACGGAGCGTGGAGTCAGTCATCTTCCTGACACACTGGCACCCCGTAGTCACCACGCACCCTTGCCCTGCTCTAAAGTAGCCCGGCGGACAGCCGCAGAGGTATCCTCCATCAGTGTTGGAGCAGCCGAACTTGCAGGGGTTCTGGGCGGTGGAACACTCGTTGACGTCGGAGCAGCCCCCGTGCGCCTGCTCGTAGTTGAAGCCGGTGGGGCAGAGGCAGCGGAAGCTTCCCAGGGTGTTGTGGCACGAAGCGCCGCCACAGATCTGACTGTTCAGACACTCGTTCTCATCTGGGAAGCAGAAGTCACCATTATTGTTTTGCCGTTTTGTTAGACCTGGATGCCACCTGCTTCACTATTAAGAAACTTGAATGTGCATTCGCAGGTTGTCGTATATCAGtttctacttttattttcagatgaCTTCACGCTAAATTGTATAaattgaggtcaagggtcaaatGGACTCAACAGACGACGGAAAAACTAAGTTCTGCCTGCAGCCAGATGGTTTAGCTTTTTGGATTTTCACTGCAGGActgaatgaaaatatgtcaaCTATTTCGTAACCATTGCGATTTCACTGTTGCTCACCAACACACTGGTTCCACTGGTAGTGCTGCAGGTAACCCTGAGGACAGCTGCAGCGATATCCACCCACCAAGTTCTGGCAGCCATGTTGGCACCTGTGATTGCCGTCACATTCATCCATATCTGTCAGAGGAAACAAACCGTCTTTAGAGCACCTttctggaccataagaagagaTGCCACCTCATGTCTGCTCACCTTCACAGTTTTGACCGTTGGCGTCCAGAGAAAATCCTCTCTGGCAATCGCAGTTGTAGCTCCCTGGGGAGTTTTGGCACACGCCATTGGCTCCGCACAGATTCGGGTCAGTCGCACATTCGTTGTTGTCTGTG harbors:
- the dut gene encoding deoxyuridine 5'-triphosphate nucleotidohydrolase, mitochondrial isoform X1, which encodes MNILKLWGVKQRLSPCLGAALGTVARDIHTRMAALMQNAIDASAVSPTKRARAEARAAEETPVLRFAKLSEHATTPTRGSLRAAGYDLYSAYDYTIEPMGKAVVKTDIQIAVPHGCYGRVAPRSGLAVKHFIDVGAGVVDEDYRGNVGVVLFNFNSQPFEVKKGDRVAQLVCERIFYPELVEEKTLDETERGAGGFGSTGRN
- the dut gene encoding deoxyuridine 5'-triphosphate nucleotidohydrolase, mitochondrial isoform X2 → MPVLDAIDASAVSPTKRARAEARAAEETPVLRFAKLSEHATTPTRGSLRAAGYDLYSAYDYTIEPMGKAVVKTDIQIAVPHGCYGRVAPRSGLAVKHFIDVGAGVVDEDYRGNVGVVLFNFNSQPFEVKKGDRVAQLVCERIFYPELVEEKTLDETERGAGGFGSTGRN